The following is a genomic window from Prevotella nigrescens.
AACAAGACAGGTGGAGCGAGGAAAGCCCTGTCAAGGCATACCGCCAAGAATACCATCTGGCACTCTGGATAACGGGCAAACGCGTGCAGGGTTCGTGGGCACACGCCGACGAGGAAAGCACTTTCTACGAACTGAAAGCCAACGTTGAGAACATTCTACGCCGTGTCGGAATGGCACAAAACGCACTTGTTGCCGAAACATCGCAGAACAACATCTTCGACAAAGGTATGGAACTGAAGACCCGCGGCGGTAAAACCATCGTCGAAATGGGTATCTTGAGCCACAAACTATTGAAGAAAATAGACATCGCACAAGCAGTTTTCTATGCCGATGTGAACTGGACAGAGCTGATGAAAGCCATTCGCAAGAACAAGCTACAGTTCCAGGAAATATCGAAATATCCAAGCGTCAGCCGCGACTTGGCACTCTTGTTGGATTCCAACATCGAGTTTGCACAGATAGAAGAGATTGCCCGCCAGACCGAAAAGAAACTCCTGAAGAAAGTCGAACTCTTCGACGTTTACGAGGGCAAGAACCTCCCCGAAGGCAAAAAGAGCTACGCCGTGAACTTCATACTTCAAGACGAGACGAAGACTTTGAACGACAAAGCGATTGACGCCATTATGCAGAAATTAATTAAAAATATAACAACAAAACTCGGAGCAGAACTCCGATAAAACACAACTCCAATGGGAAGAGCATTTGAATATCGCAAGGCTACAAAGCTAAAGAGATGGGGCCACATGGCTCGCACGTTTACAAAATTAGGTAAAGAAATTGCCATTGCCGTAAAGGCAGGCGGTCCTGAACCTGAAACCAACCCGCGCTTGCGTGCTATCATCGCAACCTGCAAACGCGAGAATATGCCAAAAGACAATATCCAACGCGCCATAAAGAATGCAATGGGCAAGGACACAAGCGACTATAAAGAGGTGCCATACGAAGGATACGGTCCGCACGGAATAGCCATCTTCGTAGAAACACTGACCGACAATACCACCCGCACCGTGGGCGATGTCCGCTCTGTCTTCAACAAATTCAATGGAACACTCGGCACACAAGGCTCGTTGGCATTCCTTTTCGACCACAAAGCCGTGTTTACCTTCAAGGTGAAGGAAGGCATTGATATGGAAGAACTCATTCTCGACCTCATCGACTACGGTGTAGAAGACGAGTTCGACCAAGACGATGAAGAAGGCGAAATCACCATTTACGGCGAACCTACCAGCTTTGGCGAAATACAAAAGCATTTGGAAGACAACGGTTTTGAAATCACTTCTGCCGAATTTACCCGCATTCCGAACGACCTAAAGGACGTTACCGACGAAGAACGCCAAACCATCGACAAGATGATTGAAAAGCTCGAAGACTTCGACGACGTACAGAACGTTTACACAAACATGAAGCCAGCAGAGTAATATACTTGCCATATTATCGGTGTCCGATAAAGTTTTTATAAGCTGTGTCCCTTCGTTTAATTATGATCTGAGAAAACGGACCGATTGCTTTGTGTATTCAGCCCCTCTTATTTCTTTTGTATTTGTATAATAAAAATGAAATAAAATGGGCAAAAGTACACTTTTCATTGGATATCCGTTGTCGATCATTTCAATATGAATTTTCCGCTTGTTTCTAACTATTTGGCAGACATAAACAAAAGTTTCTATACAGATCAGGAAAGGACAGGCTTTTCATTGACACCGTCTATATGTCTAATGGACGTTAAGTTATGATATAATAATGTTAATTTAGATAAATTATTAAAGGAAGAATAAACTTTATAGTTATTTTTGCATCATAGTTAAAACCAAGAAAAGAATAAATATATGAAAAAGTTATTAATGACGATTTTGCTTATGACGATAGGAATAACAATAATGTCGGCACAAAATCAAGCAGAATTCAAATTCGACCAGACAACGATTAATGTTGGAACATTCCCTGCTAGTTCACCAGTGAAGAAAGCTGTTTTCACCTTTACAAATATAGGCAATGCCCCTTTGGTCATTAATGAGGTGATTGCAAGTTGCGGTTGTACAATACCAAAATACGATAAACGCCCTATTGCACCTGGACAAAAAGGTTCAATAGAAATTACTTATAATGGGCAAGGTAAATTCACAGGACACTTTAAAAAGAGTATTACAATAAAATCTAATGCTAAGACTGAAATGACACGTATATATATAGAAGGTGTTATGGAAGCAGCAAAATAGCTAAAGAGGAAGAAGTTAGAAGTGAAAGATAAGAAGTTAGATATAAGTATTTCTAACTTTATAATGAAAATAAGCGGGAAATATTAATAAAATATCTCCCGCTCAGTTTTTATAGATACAATTTCTAACCTAAAGTTGGAACGACAGCCAAAAAAACTACATTGTGTTTAGTTCTATTCTCAAACCAATGTTTGTGTCCTTCAGGACAATAATGTATGTGCCCCACTCTAACAGTCTCTTCTGCGCCATCACAAAATGCCGTTAACTCCCCGCTAACAACATATATTACCTCAAAGGTTCCCTTATGAATATGTTCGCCGCTTCGCGCACCTGGACGAAGTGTTGAATACATAATGCGGGTTTTGTCGTCTACATAGCTACGGGTGTCTAACCTTCCTTCTCCACCTTTGAAACCTTGTATATGTTCCTCAACGATTTTATCAAAATCTATAACCATAATAAAAATTTTAAAGTAAGTGCAAAAATAATAATATTCTTTCGAAACTCAAAAACGTTCACATTTCATTTAGGAAATACGATTCCTCATGTTTTTTTAAAAGATTAAACCTACCATTTCGATAATCTAAACTTAAGAATCCAGAAAGGAATTATTATATACGAAATGAGCGGACACTCTCCATTAACAGAGTATCCACTCGTCTATATCGTTTACATTGTTATCTAAAATGTATAACGCAATCCTATCTGACCACGCCAACGACTGTTGTAGCTGTCATAATCGCGATTTACGTGTGTTCCATCGAACTTGAACAAACCGTCGCCTTCATAGTTGAATGGGCTGAAGTAGCGACCGAAACCATCGCCATAGGTGTGTCCCCAATCCTTGTTGAGCAAGTTCCCAACATTAATTATATCAAAGCTCAACTCCAAAGAATTAACTTGTCCACCCACTTTAAAGCTATACTTCTGTGCCAAGTGAACATCAAAATGATGCTCGAAAGCAAGATTATCTGCATAACGCTTGAAGTATTCGCCACGGTGCTTACTCATATAAGAGTCGTCGGCAATCCATTGTTTCAACAAAGCACGTTGCTGTTCTTCGGAAAGATTGCCCTTATATCCTGCGCCCAATACCTTTGTTATCAACGGATAAGTATTCTTG
Proteins encoded in this region:
- a CDS encoding YebC/PmpR family DNA-binding transcriptional regulator, with the translated sequence MGRAFEYRKATKLKRWGHMARTFTKLGKEIAIAVKAGGPEPETNPRLRAIIATCKRENMPKDNIQRAIKNAMGKDTSDYKEVPYEGYGPHGIAIFVETLTDNTTRTVGDVRSVFNKFNGTLGTQGSLAFLFDHKAVFTFKVKEGIDMEELILDLIDYGVEDEFDQDDEEGEITIYGEPTSFGEIQKHLEDNGFEITSAEFTRIPNDLKDVTDEERQTIDKMIEKLEDFDDVQNVYTNMKPAE
- a CDS encoding DUF1573 domain-containing protein — translated: MKKLLMTILLMTIGITIMSAQNQAEFKFDQTTINVGTFPASSPVKKAVFTFTNIGNAPLVINEVIASCGCTIPKYDKRPIAPGQKGSIEITYNGQGKFTGHFKKSITIKSNAKTEMTRIYIEGVMEAAK
- a CDS encoding cupin domain-containing protein, with product MVIDFDKIVEEHIQGFKGGEGRLDTRSYVDDKTRIMYSTLRPGARSGEHIHKGTFEVIYVVSGELTAFCDGAEETVRVGHIHYCPEGHKHWFENRTKHNVVFLAVVPTLG